The Algoriphagus sanaruensis genome window below encodes:
- a CDS encoding HesB/IscA family protein, translating into MITVSDKAKERILELKKEEGRADNENIRVSVKGGGCSGLMYDLGFDANVVETDHVFEDKGVKILVDRKSLLYLAGTTLEFSDGLNGKGFQFINPNASRTCGCGESFSV; encoded by the coding sequence ATGATCACCGTTTCTGACAAAGCCAAAGAGAGAATTCTCGAATTAAAAAAAGAGGAAGGTCGGGCTGACAATGAAAACATCCGTGTTTCCGTGAAGGGAGGAGGCTGCTCTGGTTTGATGTATGATCTGGGATTTGATGCCAATGTGGTAGAGACAGATCATGTATTTGAAGATAAGGGCGTCAAAATTTTAGTGGATCGCAAAAGTTTACTTTACCTTGCTGGCACGACCTTGGAATTTTCCGATGGGTTGAACGGCAAAGGGTTTCAATTTATTAATCCCAATGCCAGTCGAACCTGTGGATGTGGGGAAAGTTTCTCAGTATAA
- the gcvT gene encoding glycine cleavage system aminomethyltransferase GcvT, with product MENVVKNIPLNDLHVALGGKMVPFAGFNMPVRYSSDNEEHLCVRNGVGVFDVSHMGEFFVEGPHALELIQKVTSNDASKLVVGQAQYSCFPNETGGIVDDLIVYKFSEEKYMLVVNASNIEKDWAWVNKFNTMGAQLTNASEEYCLFAVQGPKAIEAVQSLTPVNLSEVKFYHFTVGEFAGVSDVIISGTGYTGAGGFEIYVKNADAEHIWNSIFEAGKAFEIKPIGLGARDTLRLEMGYCLYGNDISDTTSPIEAGLGWITKFTKDFTNSEALKKQKEEGVSRKLVGFIMQERGIPRGHYPIVDASGEVIGEVTSGTQSPSMSVGIGMGYVNTEFSKPGTEIFIQIRTKNLRAQVEKLPLLKG from the coding sequence ATGGAAAACGTCGTCAAAAATATCCCTTTAAATGACCTTCATGTTGCCCTTGGTGGCAAAATGGTTCCTTTCGCAGGTTTTAATATGCCTGTTCGATACAGTTCGGATAACGAAGAGCATCTTTGCGTGCGAAATGGAGTTGGAGTTTTTGATGTATCCCACATGGGTGAGTTTTTTGTGGAAGGCCCTCACGCCTTGGAATTAATCCAAAAAGTAACTTCAAATGATGCTTCTAAACTGGTTGTTGGTCAAGCGCAATATTCTTGCTTTCCCAACGAAACTGGTGGAATCGTTGATGACTTGATCGTATATAAGTTTTCGGAAGAAAAATACATGCTCGTTGTCAATGCTTCCAATATTGAAAAGGATTGGGCTTGGGTGAATAAGTTTAATACCATGGGAGCCCAGTTGACCAATGCATCAGAAGAATATTGCCTATTTGCAGTTCAAGGTCCTAAGGCTATTGAAGCTGTACAATCGTTGACTCCTGTCAATCTTTCGGAGGTGAAGTTTTACCATTTTACGGTAGGAGAATTTGCCGGTGTTTCGGATGTAATTATTTCTGGTACAGGTTATACCGGTGCGGGAGGATTTGAGATTTATGTTAAGAACGCCGATGCTGAGCATATCTGGAATTCGATTTTCGAAGCAGGGAAAGCTTTTGAAATCAAGCCAATCGGCTTAGGAGCAAGAGATACTTTGAGATTGGAAATGGGGTATTGTCTGTACGGAAATGATATTTCTGATACTACTTCTCCAATCGAAGCAGGATTAGGTTGGATTACCAAATTCACCAAAGATTTCACGAATTCTGAAGCCTTGAAAAAGCAAAAAGAAGAAGGTGTTTCTAGAAAACTAGTTGGATTTATCATGCAGGAAAGAGGAATTCCAAGAGGACATTACCCAATTGTGGATGCTTCCGGTGAAGTGATTGGAGAAGTGACCTCCGGAACTCAATCTCCAAGCATGTCAGTTGGGATTGGTATGGGCTATGTAAACACAGAATTCAGCAAGCCAGGAACCGAAATTTTTATTCAAATCAGAACAAAAAATCTGAGAGCTCAAGTAGAGAAACTTCCCTTGCTCAAAGGCTAA
- a CDS encoding 2-phosphosulfolactate phosphatase codes for MKSVEVCFSPDLIHFHELEGKAVVVVDIFRATSTMVAALANGVVSILPFADLEACKAKQAEGFLIAGERNGLTAPGFEMGNSPVAYLEGDYTGRKLAMTTTNGTQALEKSKGAAEILIGAFPNLQATVSYLQKLDLDVLVHCAGWKGRFNLEDSLYAGALVKSLESTHLADEDGALAMKSLFEREGHQLKKYLSKASHAKRLQNHGIESDIDFCLTLDVCDLVIRLDEEGFLVPA; via the coding sequence ATGAAATCAGTTGAAGTTTGTTTTAGTCCTGATCTGATTCATTTTCATGAATTAGAAGGCAAGGCAGTAGTTGTAGTGGATATTTTCAGAGCCACATCAACGATGGTGGCAGCTCTGGCCAATGGAGTGGTTTCTATCCTGCCTTTTGCAGATTTGGAGGCTTGCAAAGCTAAGCAAGCCGAAGGGTTCTTGATTGCAGGAGAGCGGAATGGACTAACCGCTCCAGGTTTTGAGATGGGTAATTCCCCAGTGGCATATTTGGAGGGAGATTATACCGGAAGAAAACTTGCGATGACCACCACGAATGGAACTCAAGCTTTAGAAAAATCCAAAGGAGCTGCTGAAATATTAATTGGTGCATTTCCAAACCTCCAAGCCACTGTTTCCTATCTTCAAAAGCTGGATTTGGATGTATTGGTCCATTGCGCGGGATGGAAGGGACGATTTAATTTAGAAGATTCGCTTTACGCTGGAGCTCTGGTCAAATCCTTAGAATCCACCCATCTTGCTGATGAGGATGGAGCCCTCGCGATGAAGTCTCTCTTTGAACGAGAAGGTCACCAACTGAAGAAATACCTTAGTAAGGCTTCGCATGCCAAACGTCTTCAGAATCATGGGATAGAATCGGATATAGATTTTTGCCTGACTCTGGATGTTTGCGATCTGGTGATCCGATTGGATGAGGAAGGGTTTTTAGTGCCTGCTTAA